The Musa acuminata AAA Group cultivar baxijiao unplaced genomic scaffold, Cavendish_Baxijiao_AAA HiC_scaffold_858, whole genome shotgun sequence region ttaaatactgtttaatagatgaaaataggaggatttataaccccgatccatgcagtaacatcattttgaatccattccatttgaattggcactttctccatcacgattattgggaagagacatctaaaaaaattcgtcttggacaatttttttgtgaaaatgtatgtctattcaaatacgaaccacacgtagaaaaatctggtcagatcataattgttcatgttgactccttagttataagatcggctaagccctatttggccactccaggagctactgttcatggccattatggagaaatcttttacgaaggagatacattagttacatttatatatgaaaaatcgagatctggtgacataacgcaaggtcttccaaaagtggaacaaatcttagaagtacgttctattgattcaatatcgatgaacctcgaaaggagagttgaaggttggaacgaaggtataccaaaaattcttggaatcccctggggattcttgattcaagcggagctaaccatagttcaaagtcgtatctctttggttaataaaatccaaaaggtttatcgatcccagggggtacagatccataatagacatatagagattattgtacgtcaagtaacatcaaaagtgttggtttcagaagatggaatgtctaatgttttttcacctggggaattaatcggattgttgcgagcggaacgagcggggcgcgctttggacgaagcgatctcttatcgggcaatcctattgggaataacgagggcatctttgaatactcaaagtttcatatccgaagcaagttttcaagaaaccgctcgagttttagcaaaagctgctctacgaggtcgtattgattggttgaaaggcctgaaagagaacgttgttctgggtgggattatacccgttggtaccggattcaaaaaattagtgcaccgttcaaggcaagacaagaacatttatttggaaatcaaaagaaagaatctattcgatttggaaatgagagatattttgttacaccatagagaattattttgttcttacgtcccatttccatgagacatcagaacaatcgtttacgcgatttcatgattcctaagagcagattcttttactttaactatcttttcacttttaactatctgtcttttaacttaactatctggtccgagtattgatttggtaaaaaaaaaataagtaattaaaagacATTAATGGTTTGTACCGTGTATCAACGGTTAATTCCCGGTAGAAGGTTCCATCggaacaattatttatttcaaagtacctcgtctctttgttaaaaaaataaaaaagaaaaaacaaaaaggaagtgtggggaaaaatgacaagaagatattggaacatcaatttggaagagatgatggaggccggagttcattttggtcatggtactaagaaatggaatcctagaatggccccttacatctctgcaaagcgtaaaggtattcatattacaaatctcactagaacggctcgttttttatcagaagcctgtgatttagtttttgatgcagcaagtaggggaaaaaacttcttaattgttggtaccaaaaataaagcagcggattcagtagcatcagctgcaataagggcccggtgtcattatgttaataaaaaatgGCTCGGTGGTATGTTAACGAATTGGTCTACTACGGAAACGAGACTTCAAAAGTTCAGGGATTTAAGAGCAGAACAAAAGATGGGGAAACTCAACCGTCTTCCCAAAAGAGATGCCGCAATGTTGAAGAGAAAATTATCTGCCTTGCAAACATATCTCGGCGGTATCAAATATATGACGGGATTGCCTGATATTGTGATCATCGTTGATCAGCAAGAAGAATATATGGCTCTTCGAGAATGTGTAATTTTAGGGATTCCGACGATTTGTTTAATCGATACAAATTGTGACCCCGATCTCGCAGATATTTCGATCCCAGCCAATGATGACGCTATAGCTTCAATCCGATTGGTTCTTAACAAATTAGTATCCGCAATTTGTGAGGGCCGTTGTAGCTATATAAGAAATCGTTGATTATGATTAAGaataattagttaattatttggggattttatagatttattggatcggttactattcttgaattaaaaaaaagaaaaaacaaaatggaaatgtgggcatattgataatatgttatgatgttatgtgatttcttggtatcctatgtaatttcttgatatcctaaatatacgattgatgaatacaattagtgattcaagttggtgagttgagaaagagatggttgaatcaaaataatttattttttgaagttcaatttttgttagaggaccatatgaatgttataccatgttccattaaaacactcaaggggttatacgatatatcgggtgtagaagtaggccaacatttctattggcaaataggaggtttacaagtccatgcccaagtacttatcacttcttgggtagtaattgctatcttattaggttcggtgatcctagctgttcggaatccacaaaccattccgaccggcggtcagaatttcttcgaatatgtccttgaatttattcgagacttgagcaaaacccagattggagaagaatatggtccttgggttccctttattggaactatgttcctatttatttttgtttctaactGGTCAGGTGCTCTTTTACCTTGGAAAATTATACAGTTACCTCATGGGGAGTTAGCTGCGCCCACGAATGATATAAATACTACTGTTGCTTTAGCTTTACTCACGTCAGTCGCATATTTTTATGCGGGTCTTAGCAAAAAAGGATTGGGTTATTTTGGGAAATACATTCAACCAACTCCAATACTTTTACCAATTAACATCCTAGAAGATTTCACAAAACCCTTATCTCTTAGTTTTCGACTTTTCGGGAATATATTGGCTGATGAATTAGTAGTTGTCGTTCTTGTTTCTTTAGTCCCTTCAGTAGTTCCTATACCTGTCATGTTTCTTGGATTATTTACAAGTGGTATTCAAGCTCTTATTTTTGCAACGTTAGCTGCGGCTTATATAGGTGAATCCATGGAGGGTCATCATTGACTAGCTTTCAAAatagtctttttattattattttttattattattattaagtaagtttatcccaattcatgcgtggttcaagataatccaattggttggggaacataataacgtattactatatgacttagagttttaggagaaaagatggacggtattacagaattgtaaaaaaaaaaagaagggttggggaggttatactagatgtatgtaatgtctataagctcggaccccgtctatgtttctaggaatgattctagaatccgatttaatctaaaaaaaatgcgggtggtttacgttatggaagaaacaaatatatatgtcatattagaatgacattagatattcattagttatataaggctatccctatcatcctatataacatcactatattacataattacatgctattacttaattacatgctattacttaattacatactattactatttttataatcataacttctactctgtaatcataatataatcctatacataatataaaatataatcctatacataatataatcctataatgataatataatataataataatattaatataataataatataataaatataataataaataataataaataaataaataaatataagtaaataaatataagtaataaaataagtattagttaacattaataattagtttaatagttaatattaatataagtattaatattcatatgtaaaatatctaagtatcaattaagtattagttaatataatcatttataattatattatcgataattattagtattaattattactatatattgatattggtactactacatacttttatattactacatattgatatattgatattgatttgtattggtattaatttgattgatattgattgcagctcacactgcatttagtcacactccatttagacggatttcaatatcagtccttctattttgtctgtgattgtggattgaatgaacaaagagatgaactcaagaatggtgtagtaaagaacgaagaattaaatgaaagagtggttcgaaacaaagaaatacaatagttagaactgtatgcatatggatttacaaaaactccattatgggtaaaaacgagatagttgtgacgattcagttcagtaatttagtaatattatcatttcaattcggagtttttagttacttcggaccgctggatcttaatgataaaatgagtaataattcattggttgattgtatcattaaccatttctttttttttgtgcgaggaacttaccatgaatccactgatttctgccgcttccgttattgctgctggattggccgtggggcttgcttctattggacctggagttggtcaaggtactgctgcaggccaagctgtagaaggtattgcgagacaaccagaagcagagggtaaaatacgaggtactttattgcttagtctagcttttatggaagctttaacaatttacggactggtcgtggcgttagcgcttttatttgcgaatccttttgtttaatcctagaaataaatagaaaaaagtaccttacatacttttttcttattttattaactttaacttggaattgccctttgcttcttcgaattatatttacactttacttataaattacttatttgttgagacaatacgccaggaagggctgatttgaggatgaggaattaccagattcgcttgctttcttcctttctgtccttagcttagtacaatagaaaacttttttactttcattgttcgaagcgtttcaacaaacgaaatagttatcaattgatatgagatctaagacctaagtaaagtatcttattggaaacttcttgaaaacttaaaaaataataaatttcaaacaaatgatttaatctattgccattaaataaagtggaaatgaaattaataaaaagaaatcgatcaaaaaaaggcgagtgaagtgatacaaaaagaactctgttctttgttagtcctatccataagagaggggagcatatgaaaaatgtaatcgattctttcgtttccttgggtcactggccatccgccgggagtttcgggtttaataccgatattttagcaacaaatccaataaatctaagtgtagtgcttggtgtattgatttattttggaaagggagtgtgtgcgagttgtgtatttcaagaataggttggatccatccagctgcactttatttatggtatttataggagaaataggaaaaaggtgcacgatctcgacgaattacttctgaataaattaagaaatcatatgtaagaaccatagcatttcgtgacttattggtaaatccactttgattctctatcaaccaataatgtgagaccattaacatggttaaagctaaattgtttaaagtccaggtaaaacatggtactctttctaccacttctaccactacgttagtaacgaaatggttaaaaaaaaaatagttggtaatttatttgatttgatatagaacactcatatcgataaaagaatttgaaccatttactagaaaaatgagcactttgctttttttatctaatgccgaaatgacgacctatgtataaaaaaagaggaatttttggacttgaagaaacaaataaaaaatataataattattattttcatttttttaaaatgaaaaatgaaatagaattctaaaaatgaaaatgataaataaaatacaaaacaaatataaataaaatacaaataaagaaacaactttgctgacaattctagatttttgtctggtctagtcggaagagtcctcctgatattctggtcttgtatcagttttgacatctttgaatacaaacagaaaagagagggtaggctcattacattaaaaaagatatgggaatacccacaccataaataaaacattaaaaaagatatgggaatacccacaccataaataaaataaataattgagcgtgagagccaaatgaatcgaaagattcatgtttggttcgggaagagatcatggaagttttgaaattaatgataagataatctactttcattaaatgatttattagataatcgaaaacagaggattttgaatactattcgaaattcggaagaattacgtaaaggggccattgagcagctcgaaagagcccgggctcgcttacgtaaagtggaaatggaagcagatgagtatcgaatgaatggatactctgaaatagaacgagaaaaacaaaatttgattaatgccactagtaatagtttggaacaattagaaaattacaaaaatgaaacccttcagtttgaacaacaaagagcgattaatcaggtccgacaacgagttttccaacaagccttacaaggagctctaggaactctgaatagttgcttgaatagcgagttacatttccgtacgatccgtgctaatattggcattctcggggccatgcaagaaataactgattagcccttctttttttagttatagtttaggcattatttttatcttttccttcctaaaaagaataaagaaacactaatggtaacccttcgagccgacgaaattagtaatattattcgtgagcgtattgaacaatatagtagagaaataaagattgtgaataccggtaccgtacttcaagtaggcgacggaattgctcgtgttcatggtcttgatgaagtaatggcaggtgaattagtagagtttcaagagggtacaataggcattgctctgaatttggaatcaaataatgttggcgttgtattaatgggtgatggtttgatgatacaagagggaagttccgtaaaagcaacaggacgaattgctcagatacctgtgagtgagggttatttgggtcgtgttataaatgctctggctaaacctattgatgggagaggtgaaatttcagcttctgaatctcggttaattgaatctcctgccccaggtattatttctagacgttctgtatatgagcctcttcaaacggggcttattgccattgattcgatgatccctataggacgcggtcagcgagaattaattattggggacagacagaccggcaaaacagccgtagccacagatacgattctcaatcaaaaaggtcaaaatgtaatatgtgtttatgtagctattggtcaaaaagcatcttctgtggctcaggtagtgactactttccgggaaaagggggcgatggaatatactattgtggtagccgaaacggcggattcacctgctacattacaatacctcgctccttatacgggagcggctctggctgagttttttatgtatcgtggacaacatactttaataatttatgatgatctctccaaacaggcacaagcttatcgccaaatgtctcttctattaagaagacctcccggtcgtgaagcttatccaggagatgttttttatttgcattcacgactt contains the following coding sequences:
- the LOC135664615 gene encoding ATP synthase subunit a, chloroplastic, encoding MNVIPCSIKTLKGLYDISGVEVGQHFYWQIGGLQVHAQVLITSWVVIAILLGSVILAVRNPQTIPTGGQNFFEYVLEFIRDLSKTQIGEEYGPWVPFIGTMFLFIFVSNWSGALLPWKIIQLPHGELAAPTNDINTTVALALLTSVAYFYAGLSKKGLGYFGKYIQPTPILLPINILEDFTKPLSLSFRLFGNILADELVVVVLVSLVPSVVPIPVMFLGLFTSGIQALIFATLAAAYIGESMEGHH
- the LOC135664614 gene encoding ATP synthase subunit alpha, chloroplastic, whose protein sequence is MVTLRADEISNIIRERIEQYSREIKIVNTGTVLQVGDGIARVHGLDEVMAGELVEFQEGTIGIALNLESNNVGVVLMGDGLMIQEGSSVKATGRIAQIPVSEGYLGRVINALAKPIDGRGEISASESRLIESPAPGIISRRSVYEPLQTGLIAIDSMIPIGRGQRELIIGDRQTGKTAVATDTILNQKGQNVICVYVAIGQKASSVAQVVTTFREKGAMEYTIVVAETADSPATLQYLAPYTGAALAEFFMYRGQHTLIIYDDLSKQAQAYRQMSLLLRRPPGREAYPGDVFYLHSRLLERAAKSNSSLGEGSMTALPIVETQSGDVSAYIPTNVISITDGQIFLSADLFNAGIRPAINVGISVSRVGSAAQIKAMKQVAGKSKLELAQFTELEAFAQFASDLDKATQNQLARGQRLRELLKQSQSDPLAVEEQIATIYTGANGYLDPLEIGQVKKFLSQLRSYLKNNKPKFQEIISSTKTFTEEVEFLLKEAIQEQIELFLLQEQT